A genomic window from Deinococcus detaillensis includes:
- the ung gene encoding uracil-DNA glycosylase: MTDAQASLFGAAPEAAPDLPALPESWQAALRDELAKPYFHALMQFVGEQRAAGPVFPPPEDVFTALQLTPLDDVKVLILGQDPYHGAGQAQGLAFSVRPGVRVPPSLVNIYKELRDDVGFQIPKHGDLRTWAAQGVLLLNAVLTVRQAEPNSHAGKGWEALTDAVIKAVNAKPERVVFVLWGAYARKKAKLITGEQHIILESAHPSPLSVTKFMGTKPFSQVNAALEAAGRGSIVWQLPMQAGD; encoded by the coding sequence ATGACTGACGCTCAAGCCTCCCTGTTCGGCGCGGCCCCCGAAGCTGCGCCCGATCTGCCCGCTTTGCCTGAATCCTGGCAGGCGGCGCTGCGAGACGAATTGGCCAAGCCTTATTTTCACGCCCTGATGCAGTTTGTGGGTGAGCAGCGGGCAGCTGGGCCGGTTTTTCCGCCGCCGGAAGACGTGTTCACCGCCCTACAACTCACCCCGCTGGACGATGTGAAGGTGCTGATTCTGGGCCAAGACCCCTACCACGGCGCGGGTCAGGCTCAGGGGTTGGCGTTCAGCGTGCGTCCAGGCGTGCGGGTGCCGCCGAGCCTGGTCAACATCTACAAAGAACTGCGCGACGATGTCGGCTTTCAAATTCCCAAGCACGGCGATTTGCGAACCTGGGCCGCTCAGGGCGTGCTGCTGCTCAACGCCGTGCTGACGGTGCGCCAGGCCGAACCCAACAGCCACGCCGGGAAAGGCTGGGAAGCGCTGACCGACGCCGTGATCAAAGCGGTCAACGCCAAGCCGGAGCGGGTGGTGTTCGTGCTGTGGGGCGCATATGCCCGCAAAAAGGCCAAGCTGATTACTGGAGAGCAGCACATCATTCTGGAATCGGCCCACCCCTCGCCGCTGAGCGTCACCAAATTTATGGGCACCAAGCCCTTCAGTCAGGTCAACGCGGCCCTTGAAGCAGCGGGGCGCGGCAGCATTGTCTGGCAACTGCCGATGCAGGCGGGCGATTGA
- a CDS encoding S1C family serine protease, whose amino-acid sequence MTKNTPENNTFSDLSEALSSAVAQTSQSVVTVLAARSISGVVTGPDEILTVAHVLHGDEVQVRLPDGRELSAQVVGRDPASDLALLQAGNLGLPAVSASQGAQVGELLSVVGRTPRGLQAALGFMGASLPQRGLIPTGAAPFRGVSGGGVFDARGGFIGVANAGMSRGELLAVPAERALKIAGLLSRDGRVPRGYLGIGTQPIHFPSDAPHNAPDADGEQTQSQAQPHQSGPRGHGPQERGGRGGPQRGEFGPRGCGGWGEERWSRSGWNREGWGGRGADPRRGKIGLTVVQVEDGSPAQSAGILLGDVLLSIASTPIRHPGQLLEAVRGHAGEHLTLGLLRGGSEQDVTVTLGER is encoded by the coding sequence ATGACAAAGAACACCCCCGAAAACAACACGTTTTCCGATCTGTCCGAAGCGCTTTCCAGCGCCGTTGCTCAAACTTCTCAATCGGTGGTCACCGTCTTGGCCGCCCGCAGCATCAGCGGCGTCGTGACCGGCCCAGATGAAATCCTGACGGTGGCGCACGTCCTGCACGGCGACGAAGTGCAGGTGCGCTTGCCGGATGGCCGCGAGCTCAGCGCTCAGGTGGTGGGCCGCGACCCCGCCAGCGATTTGGCGCTGCTGCAGGCCGGGAATCTCGGCCTTCCCGCCGTCAGCGCCAGTCAGGGCGCACAAGTCGGTGAACTGCTCAGCGTGGTAGGCCGCACCCCTCGGGGTCTTCAAGCGGCCCTCGGCTTTATGGGCGCGTCCCTCCCCCAGCGCGGCCTGATACCCACCGGAGCGGCACCCTTTAGGGGCGTGTCGGGCGGCGGCGTCTTTGATGCACGCGGGGGCTTCATCGGCGTGGCCAATGCCGGGATGTCACGCGGCGAGCTGCTGGCCGTACCTGCCGAGCGGGCGCTGAAAATCGCGGGCCTGCTCTCCCGCGATGGCCGGGTACCGCGTGGCTATTTGGGGATCGGCACCCAGCCTATTCACTTCCCCAGCGACGCCCCACACAACGCGCCCGACGCTGACGGAGAACAAACCCAAAGTCAAGCCCAGCCACACCAGAGTGGCCCGCGTGGACATGGCCCACAGGAACGGGGCGGACGCGGCGGCCCACAGCGCGGCGAGTTTGGCCCACGTGGTTGCGGTGGTTGGGGTGAGGAGCGCTGGAGTCGTAGCGGCTGGAACCGTGAGGGCTGGGGCGGACGCGGCGCTGATCCTCGGCGCGGAAAAATCGGCCTGACGGTGGTGCAGGTCGAAGACGGCAGCCCCGCCCAAAGCGCCGGAATCCTTCTCGGTGACGTGCTATTGAGCATCGCCAGCACACCCATCCGTCACCCCGGCCAACTCCTGGAAGCGGTGCGCGGCCACGCGGGCGAACATCTGACGCTCGGCTTGCTGCGCGGTGGCTCGGAGCAAGACGTCACTGTGACGCTGGGAGAAAGGTAA
- a CDS encoding YchJ family protein: MPPLPFPPFKLCPCNSKQPYAQCCGPRLSGEQPAQTPEALMRSRYVAYVLQDAAYLLATWHPTTRPAELEVGPQPQWLGLNVRRAAGDTVSFTAHYQERGVRRELRERSTFVQESGKWFYLDGVED, translated from the coding sequence ATGCCGCCGTTGCCTTTTCCTCCCTTCAAGCTCTGCCCCTGCAACTCCAAACAACCTTACGCTCAGTGCTGCGGCCCGCGCCTGAGCGGGGAACAACCGGCCCAGACACCCGAAGCGCTGATGAGGTCGCGCTATGTCGCTTACGTTTTGCAAGACGCAGCTTATCTGCTGGCCACCTGGCACCCCACGACCAGACCCGCCGAATTGGAGGTGGGGCCGCAGCCGCAGTGGTTGGGCCTGAATGTGCGCCGCGCTGCGGGCGACACCGTCAGCTTCACAGCCCACTACCAGGAACGGGGGGTGCGCCGCGAACTGCGGGAGCGAAGCACCTTTGTGCAGGAGAGCGGGAAGTGGTTTTACTTGGACGGGGTTGAGGATTAG
- a CDS encoding class-III pyridoxal-phosphate-dependent aminotransferase codes for MTSTHDFIRADDVLSGKLSDAQTVYLEKKYGHGKLIRLLEVVGTGGPFKVKSPWELQDRAGQTVINASGYAALPFGDNPPELNLFLRQVLEQTDQVMFGQQSITTWRAALETNLVRLLARESGDHHDSRVFFSNSGTEAVEAAIKFAQAARPKAKYLINFTRAYHGKTLGALAVTPNPNLQGPFKNILNPAVITLPYGDAEAVERAIKRVGDQVIAVLLEPILGEAGVRIPPPGFLKRVGEVCRTKGVIVIADEIQTGLGRSGHWFESVAQGLIPDILTLAKPLGGGMLPVGATIVRHEIYKPLLGSVETIKRHSNTFGGNSLAMAVGLKSLEILLDNDYPARSRRLGERGLTRLKAVQRQHPALIEDVRGAGMLFAMNFHPVAKLPFKLQGELIAEVTGMLALVAFYRSGVLLNFSLNAARTMRLTPAMNMPEELFDRMFDDVEAAAAEHPSSFALVQKYGTPELLSLVKAAFLED; via the coding sequence ATGACTTCCACCCACGACTTTATCCGCGCCGACGATGTGCTGAGCGGCAAGCTCTCGGACGCACAAACGGTTTATCTCGAGAAAAAATACGGTCACGGCAAGCTGATTCGGCTGCTGGAAGTGGTCGGCACCGGCGGCCCCTTCAAGGTCAAATCGCCCTGGGAACTGCAAGACCGCGCCGGACAGACCGTCATCAACGCTTCGGGCTACGCCGCTTTGCCGTTCGGAGACAACCCGCCGGAACTCAACTTGTTTTTGCGCCAAGTTCTGGAGCAGACCGATCAAGTCATGTTCGGCCAGCAGTCCATCACCACCTGGCGGGCAGCGCTGGAAACCAATCTGGTGCGGCTGCTGGCCCGTGAAAGCGGCGATCACCACGACTCCCGCGTATTTTTTTCCAACAGCGGCACCGAAGCCGTCGAAGCGGCCATCAAATTTGCCCAGGCCGCCCGACCCAAGGCCAAGTACCTGATCAACTTCACCCGCGCTTATCACGGCAAAACGCTAGGAGCGCTGGCGGTCACACCCAATCCCAATTTGCAGGGGCCGTTCAAAAATATCCTCAATCCGGCAGTCATCACCTTGCCCTACGGTGACGCCGAGGCTGTCGAGCGGGCGATCAAGCGGGTGGGCGATCAGGTGATCGCGGTGCTGCTGGAACCGATTTTGGGTGAGGCGGGCGTCCGGATTCCGCCGCCGGGCTTTCTCAAGCGGGTGGGCGAAGTTTGCCGCACCAAAGGCGTGATCGTGATCGCCGACGAAATTCAAACCGGACTGGGCCGCAGCGGGCACTGGTTTGAAAGCGTAGCGCAGGGATTGATCCCCGACATCCTGACGCTGGCCAAGCCGCTGGGCGGCGGGATGCTGCCGGTGGGCGCGACCATCGTGCGCCACGAGATCTACAAGCCGCTGCTGGGCAGTGTGGAAACCATCAAGCGCCACTCCAACACCTTCGGCGGCAACTCGCTGGCAATGGCGGTGGGCCTCAAGAGCTTGGAGATTTTGCTCGACAACGATTATCCGGCACGCTCGCGGCGGCTGGGCGAACGCGGCTTGACCCGCCTCAAAGCTGTGCAGCGCCAGCATCCGGCCCTGATCGAAGACGTGCGCGGCGCGGGGATGCTGTTCGCCATGAACTTCCACCCTGTCGCAAAGTTGCCCTTCAAACTGCAAGGCGAGCTGATTGCCGAAGTGACCGGCATGCTGGCGCTGGTGGCGTTTTACCGCTCCGGCGTGCTGCTCAATTTCTCGCTGAACGCCGCCCGTACCATGCGCCTGACCCCGGCCATGAACATGCCCGAGGAACTGTTTGACCGGATGTTCGACGATGTGGAAGCCGCTGCCGCCGAGCATCCCAGTAGCTTCGCCCTGGTGCAGAAGTACGGCACGCCGGAGCTGCTCAGCCTCGTCAAAGCGGCCTTCTTGGAAGATTGA
- a CDS encoding methyltransferase domain-containing protein gives MWNPQQYLQFQIERDRPFFDLLAQVRGDPQQIADLGCGTGHLSAALSRRWPKAQVTGVDSSPEMLKQAKPFASSHLSFVQADLRTWQPERPVDLLLSNAALQWANNHAELIPRLAAWVAPGGTFAFQVPGNFDAPSHTLLAEVSARPRWTPLLSGQQRDKAALSSYGPAEYTAVLAPLGYHVNAWETTYLHLLPAHENAVLDWVKGTALRPVLAQLSAAQSAEFLQEYGKELSKAYPAKSYGTPFEFRRIFVVAQRD, from the coding sequence ATGTGGAATCCCCAGCAATACCTTCAGTTTCAAATAGAGCGAGATCGGCCCTTTTTTGATTTGCTCGCGCAGGTGCGGGGCGACCCCCAACAAATCGCCGACCTCGGCTGCGGCACCGGCCACCTGAGTGCTGCGCTGAGTCGGCGCTGGCCGAAAGCACAGGTGACCGGTGTGGACAGCAGCCCCGAAATGCTGAAACAGGCCAAGCCGTTTGCCAGTTCGCACCTCAGCTTTGTTCAGGCCGACCTGCGCACTTGGCAACCCGAGCGCCCCGTGGACCTTCTGCTGAGCAACGCCGCTTTGCAGTGGGCCAACAACCACGCCGAACTGATTCCCCGTTTGGCCGCTTGGGTCGCTCCGGGCGGCACCTTTGCTTTTCAGGTGCCGGGCAACTTTGATGCGCCCAGCCACACGCTGCTGGCGGAAGTATCAGCCCGCCCGCGCTGGACGCCGCTGCTCAGCGGCCAGCAGCGTGACAAAGCCGCTCTGAGCAGCTACGGCCCCGCCGAATACACCGCCGTGTTGGCTCCGCTGGGCTACCATGTCAACGCTTGGGAAACCACTTACCTTCATCTGCTACCCGCTCATGAAAATGCCGTGTTGGACTGGGTCAAAGGGACGGCGCTGCGGCCCGTGCTGGCCCAACTCAGCGCCGCGCAGAGCGCCGAATTTTTGCAAGAGTACGGCAAGGAACTCAGCAAGGCGTACCCAGCTAAAAGCTACGGTACGCCTTTTGAGTTCCGGCGAATTTTTGTAGTGGCCCAGCGAGATTAG
- a CDS encoding FAD-dependent oxidoreductase has translation MRLLIIGGGIAGASAAYFAAQAGHRVTLLDAGAGRSSDVPAALLNPVRGQSGKVEPQALAGLRCTWALIAELQAAGQHIPHGQTGVLRPVPDEKTQRKWAAALPTELPHIWRGPAGLPPSWQSVLELPEGGWVSGAAFVGALKRASGARLMRGKAARIWASGAALESGEILEAERVIFCGGSLGAEFSHQNGGEQSSHLEGATHRAGSLLLLSQAPQQPLSFGAYLSPAAVGGVLGATFEAPAVSHAAALAGGLPFKSLDWLLQKGAALSDLGGVQVTGRWTGVRLSPLRSEPDAAGVYHLSGLGSKGFLLGPLLARELVRELSG, from the coding sequence GTGAGACTGCTCATCATCGGCGGCGGCATTGCGGGCGCGTCGGCGGCTTACTTCGCGGCGCAGGCAGGCCACCGCGTCACGCTGCTGGACGCAGGCGCGGGCCGCTCAAGTGACGTGCCAGCAGCGCTGCTCAATCCGGTGCGCGGGCAAAGCGGCAAGGTGGAGCCTCAAGCTTTAGCGGGCCTGCGCTGCACTTGGGCGCTGATTGCCGAATTACAGGCAGCGGGCCAGCACATCCCACACGGGCAAACTGGAGTGCTGCGCCCCGTACCCGACGAAAAAACCCAGCGCAAATGGGCCGCCGCCTTGCCCACCGAACTGCCGCACATTTGGCGCGGGCCTGCCGGGTTGCCACCAAGCTGGCAAAGTGTTCTCGAATTGCCGGAAGGCGGCTGGGTCAGCGGCGCGGCCTTCGTCGGAGCGCTCAAGCGGGCTTCGGGAGCGCGGCTGATGCGCGGGAAAGCGGCGCGAATCTGGGCCAGCGGCGCGGCTTTGGAAAGCGGCGAGATACTGGAAGCCGAGCGGGTCATTTTTTGCGGCGGCTCATTGGGCGCTGAATTCAGTCATCAAAATGGCGGCGAACAGAGCAGTCACTTGGAAGGCGCAACTCACCGAGCGGGCAGCCTGCTCCTGCTCAGTCAAGCGCCCCAGCAGCCGCTGAGTTTCGGCGCTTACCTGTCTCCGGCAGCGGTAGGCGGCGTGCTGGGAGCCACTTTTGAAGCGCCTGCTGTCAGTCACGCGGCGGCTTTGGCGGGCGGTTTGCCGTTCAAATCATTAGACTGGCTGCTGCAAAAAGGAGCAGCCCTCAGCGACCTCGGCGGCGTGCAAGTCACGGGCCGTTGGACAGGCGTGCGCCTCTCGCCTCTGCGCTCTGAACCAGACGCGGCGGGCGTGTACCACCTCAGCGGGCTGGGCAGCAAAGGCTTTTTGCTGGGGCCGCTGCTGGCGCGGGAGTTGGTGCGCGAACTCTCGGGCTGA
- a CDS encoding citrate/2-methylcitrate synthase, protein MTEIAKGLEGVLFTESKLTFIDGAQGILTHLGIPIQEWAENSTFEELSFALLHAKLPSAAELAKFDAELRANREIPAELIKEISSFPPAANPMQMLRTAISALGLYDAQSEDTSEAARYAISVRLIAQFSTVSAAIARVHNRQDLVAPRADLTHAANFLYMLSGKEPSAEQAKLFDIALVLHADHGMNASTFTAIATSSTLSDMYSCVVSAIGALKGPLHGGANEAVMDMLDEVGTPDKAADYITRKLDNKEKIMGVGHRVYKNFDPRSRVLRDYAEHVANKEGKSNYYQILETIEKIVVDRMGSRGIYPNVDFYSGTVYSDLGISKEFFTTIFALARVSGWCASVIEYTRDNRLLRPDAVYTGATDQHYVELKDRQ, encoded by the coding sequence ATGACTGAAATCGCCAAAGGTTTAGAGGGCGTGCTGTTTACCGAAAGTAAACTCACCTTCATTGACGGAGCGCAAGGCATTCTCACCCACCTCGGCATTCCTATTCAGGAGTGGGCCGAGAACAGCACGTTCGAAGAACTCAGTTTCGCGCTGCTGCACGCCAAGTTGCCGAGCGCCGCCGAACTGGCCAAGTTTGACGCCGAGCTACGGGCCAACCGTGAAATTCCCGCCGAGCTGATCAAAGAAATTTCGAGCTTTCCGCCAGCGGCCAACCCGATGCAGATGCTGCGCACCGCCATCAGTGCGCTGGGCCTGTATGACGCGCAGTCCGAAGACACCAGCGAAGCGGCCCGCTACGCTATCAGCGTCCGGCTCATCGCTCAGTTTTCCACCGTCAGTGCCGCAATTGCCCGCGTCCATAACCGCCAAGACCTCGTGGCTCCCCGCGCCGATCTGACCCACGCTGCCAACTTCCTTTATATGCTCAGCGGCAAAGAGCCGAGCGCTGAGCAGGCCAAGCTGTTTGACATCGCGCTGGTGCTGCACGCCGATCACGGCATGAACGCCAGCACCTTCACGGCGATTGCCACCTCCAGCACCCTCAGCGACATGTATTCGTGCGTGGTGTCGGCCATCGGCGCACTCAAGGGGCCGCTACACGGCGGAGCCAACGAAGCCGTGATGGACATGCTCGACGAAGTCGGGACGCCTGACAAAGCCGCCGACTACATCACCAGAAAGCTGGACAACAAAGAGAAGATCATGGGCGTGGGCCACCGCGTCTACAAAAACTTCGATCCGCGTTCGCGGGTGCTGCGCGACTACGCCGAACACGTTGCCAACAAAGAAGGCAAGAGCAATTATTACCAAATCTTGGAGACCATCGAAAAAATCGTGGTCGACCGGATGGGTTCGCGTGGTATTTATCCGAATGTGGACTTTTACAGCGGCACGGTCTATTCGGACTTGGGGATCAGCAAAGAGTTCTTTACCACCATTTTTGCGCTGGCCCGTGTCAGCGGCTGGTGCGCTTCGGTGATCGAATACACCCGCGACAACCGTTTGCTGCGCCCCGACGCCGTTTACACTGGGGCCACCGATCAGCATTACGTGGAGTTGAAAGACCGCCAATAG
- a CDS encoding bacteriorhodopsin-like, producing MRQRFTPLTWLVATLTVLLGTVLAQTQNAPVEAAKLSLSSGQFGLVYQIFSITIATMGAGFIFFVLAQQNLSPKYRPAMVVSALVVAVACYHYFRIFNSWNESYALNAGAYVATAVPFNDAYRYADWILTVPLLLVETVAVLALASNIASGMIWRLAMAAFVMIATGYPGEISGDTTTRLIWGTISTIPFIYIVYTLFVELGKSLDRQPPRVQVLTRNLRLLLFASWGFYPIAYLLPVILGGGSLSANGVVGLQVGYSIADILAKVGFGTLIYFIALEKTAHDRSVGVPENSTSPAATERPT from the coding sequence ATGAGGCAACGTTTTACGCCGCTCACTTGGCTCGTCGCCACGCTGACCGTGCTGCTGGGCACCGTGCTGGCGCAGACGCAAAACGCCCCAGTCGAAGCTGCCAAGCTTTCGCTGAGCAGCGGTCAGTTCGGCTTGGTGTATCAGATATTTTCAATCACTATCGCCACCATGGGCGCGGGCTTTATCTTCTTCGTGCTGGCCCAGCAAAATCTGTCGCCCAAGTACCGCCCGGCCATGGTGGTCTCGGCGCTGGTGGTGGCCGTGGCCTGCTACCACTACTTCCGAATCTTCAACTCTTGGAACGAGTCCTACGCCCTGAACGCCGGAGCCTACGTCGCCACGGCTGTTCCCTTCAACGACGCTTACCGCTACGCCGACTGGATCTTGACGGTGCCGCTGCTGCTGGTCGAAACCGTGGCGGTGCTGGCCCTTGCCAGCAATATCGCTTCGGGCATGATCTGGCGCTTGGCGATGGCCGCCTTCGTGATGATCGCCACGGGGTATCCCGGTGAAATCTCCGGCGACACCACGACACGCCTGATCTGGGGAACCATCAGCACCATTCCGTTTATCTATATCGTCTACACGCTGTTTGTCGAACTGGGCAAGTCGCTGGACCGCCAGCCGCCACGGGTTCAGGTGCTGACCCGCAATCTGCGGCTGCTGTTGTTCGCTTCTTGGGGCTTTTACCCGATCGCTTACCTGTTGCCCGTCATTTTGGGCGGCGGCAGCTTGAGTGCCAACGGAGTCGTTGGGCTTCAAGTGGGCTACAGCATCGCGGATATTCTCGCCAAAGTCGGCTTCGGCACCCTGATTTACTTTATTGCGCTGGAAAAGACCGCGCATGACCGCAGTGTGGGCGTTCCGGAGAACAGCACCAGCCCGGCGGCCACTGAACGACCCACCTAA
- a CDS encoding helix-turn-helix transcriptional regulator, whose protein sequence is MLSDLLSDLHIFIGVRSPAAAAGVRAFLLEAGLTVVKSADEADVLLLDDSALSDLGTLRDFVGGVVALGSPVWVGALADLALSGWAALPPDAGPLEVVAGVLAAAAGLAALPNEQAELLQLDTEHPDAELSDTAFADTSFSDPDLLGNVHLTPREHEVLELLAAGLSNKRAAKQLGVSEHTIKFHAQALYSKLGVQSRAAAVTRSVQLGLLSV, encoded by the coding sequence GTGCTGAGTGACCTGCTCTCCGACCTCCACATCTTTATTGGCGTGCGCTCTCCCGCTGCGGCGGCGGGGGTTCGCGCCTTTTTGCTGGAAGCGGGCCTGACCGTCGTCAAAAGTGCTGACGAAGCCGACGTGCTGCTGCTTGACGACAGTGCTTTGAGTGACTTGGGCACGCTGCGCGACTTCGTGGGCGGCGTGGTGGCGCTGGGCAGTCCGGTGTGGGTGGGCGCTTTGGCTGATCTGGCCCTCTCCGGCTGGGCTGCCCTGCCGCCCGACGCAGGGCCGCTGGAAGTGGTGGCCGGCGTGCTGGCGGCGGCGGCAGGCTTGGCAGCTCTCCCCAATGAGCAGGCCGAGTTGTTGCAACTGGATACGGAGCATCCGGACGCCGAACTCTCAGACACTGCTTTTGCAGATACCAGTTTTTCAGACCCAGACCTCCTCGGCAATGTCCACCTGACGCCCCGCGAGCACGAGGTCTTGGAACTCCTCGCGGCGGGCCTGAGCAACAAACGCGCCGCCAAACAGCTCGGTGTCAGCGAACACACCATTAAGTTTCACGCGCAGGCGCTGTATTCCAAATTGGGCGTGCAGAGCCGCGCCGCCGCCGTGACCAGAAGCGTGCAGCTCGGCTTGCTGAGCGTGTGA
- the mnmD gene encoding tRNA (5-methylaminomethyl-2-thiouridine)(34)-methyltransferase MnmD, giving the protein MAEASTVERTSDGTLTLFSERYGEWYSSMHGAGAQSRTVFLEATGTHLHPFAQVLEIGFGLGLNFRTTLTSAEERGAALSYLAYEAFPLAASALAQVAAGETHPLWTALLGAWDAGTKVGQLHLQHGQYEVRVEFADASAALLPRQWASAIYLDGFSPAKNPEIWTPDFLARLADSLAAGGALATYSAAGAVRRSLLAAGLAAKRRRGLVGKREFLVAHKP; this is encoded by the coding sequence ATGGCTGAAGCGAGCACGGTTGAACGCACCTCGGACGGTACACTCACGCTTTTCAGCGAGCGCTACGGCGAGTGGTATTCGTCCATGCACGGCGCAGGGGCACAGTCGCGCACAGTGTTTTTGGAAGCCACCGGAACGCACCTCCACCCTTTTGCACAGGTGCTGGAAATCGGCTTTGGGCTGGGCCTCAACTTCCGCACCACCTTGACGAGTGCCGAGGAGCGCGGCGCGGCGCTGAGTTACCTCGCTTACGAAGCCTTTCCGCTGGCGGCCTCGGCATTGGCGCAGGTCGCGGCGGGCGAAACCCATCCGCTGTGGACGGCGCTGCTGGGGGCATGGGACGCAGGTACCAAAGTGGGCCAGCTCCACCTCCAGCACGGGCAATATGAGGTGAGGGTAGAGTTTGCCGACGCCAGCGCAGCGCTGCTGCCACGTCAGTGGGCCAGCGCCATTTACCTCGACGGCTTCAGCCCCGCCAAAAATCCTGAAATCTGGACGCCAGACTTTTTGGCCCGCTTGGCGGATAGCTTGGCGGCGGGCGGCGCTCTGGCAACGTACAGCGCAGCGGGCGCGGTACGGCGCAGTTTGCTGGCGGCGGGCTTGGCGGCCAAAAGGCGGCGAGGCCTGGTAGGCAAACGTGAGTTTTTGGTGGCGCACAAACCGTGA
- a CDS encoding DNA topoisomerase IB: MPSRTDLLQDEYLRREGQKAGEFQYFWPDSTPYEDQAGIERISALAVPPAYQGVFVSPDPDAEVQAFGRDAAGRLQYRYHTDFVQAGAIKKWQRLTRFATALPNLRTVTATDLRLAADAKGGLPRRKVLALMTRLLHVARFRVGSDIYARAHKTYGLSTLRQRHVKVEGNTISFDFKGKHSIWQHKQTVDKTLAANLQKLLDLPGPWLFQSVDEDTRRRVRSSDLNAYLHDVIGPFTAKDFRTWGGTLLAAEFLAEAGTPGSERAAQKTLVECVKYVAADLGNTPAVTRGSYICPVIFDRYLAGKVLDDYEPRTLKTPAFEGLTRSEAALKRLLESEKTLKKGK, translated from the coding sequence ATGCCGTCGCGCACCGACCTCTTGCAAGACGAGTACCTGCGCCGTGAGGGCCAGAAAGCGGGCGAGTTCCAGTATTTCTGGCCGGACAGCACGCCTTACGAAGACCAAGCCGGAATAGAGCGGATCTCTGCCCTCGCGGTGCCGCCTGCTTATCAGGGCGTGTTTGTTAGTCCAGACCCCGACGCCGAGGTGCAGGCTTTTGGCCGCGACGCCGCCGGACGGTTGCAGTACCGCTACCACACCGACTTCGTGCAGGCTGGAGCCATCAAAAAGTGGCAGCGGCTGACCCGTTTCGCTACAGCTTTGCCTAACCTCCGCACTGTCACCGCCACCGATTTGCGCCTCGCGGCAGACGCAAAGGGTGGCCTGCCCCGCCGCAAAGTGCTGGCGCTGATGACCCGCTTACTGCACGTCGCCCGCTTCCGGGTCGGCAGCGACATCTACGCCCGCGCCCACAAAACTTACGGCCTCTCCACCCTGCGCCAGCGCCACGTCAAGGTGGAAGGCAATACCATTTCTTTTGACTTTAAGGGAAAACATTCGATCTGGCAGCACAAACAGACCGTCGACAAGACGCTGGCTGCCAACCTCCAAAAGCTACTCGACTTGCCGGGGCCGTGGCTGTTTCAGAGTGTGGATGAAGATACACGCCGCCGGGTGCGCTCAAGCGACCTCAACGCTTACCTCCATGACGTGATCGGCCCGTTTACCGCCAAAGATTTCCGCACCTGGGGCGGCACGCTGCTGGCCGCCGAATTTTTGGCCGAAGCGGGCACGCCGGGAAGTGAAAGGGCTGCCCAAAAAACGCTGGTCGAATGCGTCAAATACGTGGCCGCCGACCTCGGCAACACGCCTGCCGTGACCCGGGGCAGCTACATTTGCCCGGTCATCTTTGACCGCTACCTCGCCGGAAAAGTGCTGGACGACTACGAACCGCGCACGCTCAAGACGCCCGCGTTCGAGGGCCTGACCCGCAGCGAAGCGGCCCTCAAGCGCCTGCTGGAAAGCGAGAAGACACTCAAGAAGGGCAAATGA
- a CDS encoding adenylate kinase: MTQNETVQIDISGKPAQDQHQVVIFLGPPGAGKGTQAERLAADKQLTKISTGDILRDHVERGTELGLQAAPIMKAGQLVPDHLLIALIRDRLASMDSVRVIFDGFPRTTAQAEALDGLLDELGAPISAVPLLEVPEELLIARILERGKTSERNDDEEAVARERQNVYRTQTQPLIDYYSARGQLKTINGVGNMDEVYQRLQNAIG; encoded by the coding sequence ATGACCCAAAATGAAACGGTTCAGATTGACATTTCCGGCAAACCCGCGCAAGATCAGCACCAAGTGGTGATTTTCCTCGGCCCGCCCGGCGCAGGCAAAGGAACTCAGGCTGAGCGTCTGGCCGCCGATAAGCAGCTCACCAAAATCAGTACTGGCGACATTCTGCGTGACCATGTGGAGCGCGGCACCGAGTTGGGCCTGCAAGCCGCGCCGATTATGAAAGCCGGTCAGTTGGTGCCGGATCATTTGTTGATCGCCCTGATTCGTGACCGCCTCGCCAGCATGGACAGTGTACGGGTGATTTTCGACGGCTTTCCGCGCACCACTGCTCAGGCCGAGGCGCTGGACGGTTTACTGGATGAACTCGGTGCACCGATCAGCGCGGTGCCGCTGCTTGAAGTCCCCGAAGAACTGCTCATTGCCCGCATCTTGGAGCGCGGCAAGACCTCAGAGCGCAACGACGATGAGGAAGCGGTGGCCCGCGAACGCCAAAATGTCTACCGTACGCAGACCCAACCGCTGATCGATTATTACTCTGCGAGAGGCCAGCTCAAGACTATCAACGGCGTCGGCAACATGGACGAGGTTTACCAGCGCCTCCAAAACGCAATCGGCTGA